In a single window of the Natronosalvus caseinilyticus genome:
- a CDS encoding ATPase, T2SS/T4P/T4SS family, protein MATEDVDQTDPGAVTEGGDSGSASGSNTQTTHEPTRGADVRVGAYTWADFMTEYGYEDEISILYPHGVNGPDDQLGLETDGSTESTAPYGADWERVEFEPEPHLGYDPDELPDLIGEVFQPNGDRLQDIFLTYVDPETTPVLKDFYTWEHYKWEYYYDEDGSRPRDGSGEIESFDEEEALGFDPDDIRRKLHQGGQAAMELDDVVEERTVNVSEDLDEDKFFSTEIGDTTVVNRYDLEKAVPFAKKRHYREVERYWVNKPYAFVIIFHSEKENEKKYYAVEPHLNPIEEELRDFLGGKLRTAIKYSDDGIKHTADLDGRREVIEEETRRLLKRYDLFEKSSGKTTKGIIESLRTLLEDEDETPTTADLYLEGTAARPEPAILEDDPDTLTEYQVEKLLYLLKRNFLGYERIDPIKHDINVEDISCDGYNSPVFVYHSGYEQVISNIYHGESELDDFVVKLAQRSGKGISKRLPQVDTTLPDGSRAQLTLGKEVSDHGTNYTIRQFKDVPFTPVDLINWNTFSLDEMAYLWLAIENHKSLIFAGGTASGKTTSLNAVSLFIPSNTKIVSIEDTREVELPQRNWIASVTRPSFADDDQGDVDEFDLLRAALRQRPDYLVMGEIRGEEGRTLFQVMSTGHTTYTTFHADSVDEVLKRFTTDPINVSKTMFTALDLVSIQTQTRVQGKKVRRNKSLTEINHYEAEHDEINVQDVYQWQAETDEYLKMGDSNTLEEIKFDRGWNDEKLRTELFKRQVILAYLIKNGLNTYSEVAATVQAFINDQETILTLIANGQLENSLEDLQEMESVLIDVDPEKEELVPRPDSTTETYNLSTDILERAEESLFEEYRGQVPSGLASALGDVEQADPIEVDRADVDEFDFGGEVDEDVPDDEWDLGDGSTEFAFDSSDGPAWLDDDEDFATGDASDQSQTATADASSTPADSTSGTPTASASAPELEAGPAEASTTAPAESTSSRSTDEVQPATRSDAAGSQASQSASGPGPEDESEEVTAQQADTGTASSADHGTAGTSSTTADTSAKSDASAATDTSTTANTSTTTDTSATADTSATSSTSTTTTQETTEEGDGTLEGLFSDMGSTLERLEEGPSTETRTETHSKPGPDTSGFDAMFPDRDLDSIFGSGPTTGDDSPSDDADTDTDGSSDDTPAEAPQGSIFDEDDGSIFDDENQTTDAGADDGPADSSGETDPADSTDGSGSIFDDDGGDSIFSDDDDDANDGSDGSMSSSIFSEDADDEAADDDAEADDA, encoded by the coding sequence ATGGCTACTGAGGACGTCGACCAGACCGATCCGGGTGCGGTCACTGAGGGTGGTGACTCGGGATCGGCGTCGGGGTCGAATACACAGACGACACACGAACCGACTCGAGGCGCCGACGTTCGGGTCGGAGCGTACACGTGGGCCGATTTCATGACGGAGTACGGATACGAGGACGAAATCTCGATTCTCTATCCCCACGGGGTGAACGGCCCCGACGATCAGCTCGGGCTCGAGACCGACGGCTCGACAGAGTCGACCGCGCCCTACGGTGCCGACTGGGAGCGCGTCGAGTTCGAGCCGGAGCCGCACCTGGGCTACGACCCGGACGAACTGCCGGACCTGATCGGTGAGGTGTTTCAGCCGAACGGGGACCGTCTCCAGGATATCTTTCTCACCTACGTCGACCCCGAAACCACCCCGGTTCTGAAGGATTTCTACACCTGGGAACACTACAAGTGGGAGTACTACTACGACGAGGACGGCAGCCGCCCCCGCGACGGGTCTGGCGAAATCGAGTCGTTCGACGAGGAAGAGGCACTCGGGTTCGACCCGGACGACATCCGCCGGAAGCTCCACCAGGGCGGGCAGGCCGCGATGGAACTCGACGACGTCGTCGAGGAGCGGACGGTCAACGTCAGCGAGGACCTCGACGAGGACAAGTTCTTCTCGACGGAGATCGGCGACACGACGGTCGTCAACCGGTACGACCTCGAGAAGGCGGTTCCGTTCGCCAAGAAGCGCCACTACCGCGAGGTCGAACGCTACTGGGTCAACAAACCCTACGCGTTCGTCATCATCTTCCACTCAGAGAAGGAAAACGAGAAGAAGTACTACGCCGTCGAGCCCCACCTGAATCCGATCGAAGAGGAGCTACGGGACTTCCTCGGCGGGAAGTTGCGAACGGCGATCAAGTACTCCGACGACGGGATCAAACACACCGCCGACCTGGACGGCCGCCGCGAGGTCATCGAGGAGGAAACCCGTCGGCTGCTGAAACGCTACGACCTGTTCGAGAAGTCGAGCGGGAAGACCACGAAGGGCATCATCGAATCCCTGCGAACGCTGCTCGAGGACGAGGACGAGACCCCGACAACGGCCGACCTCTACCTCGAGGGCACGGCGGCCAGGCCGGAGCCGGCGATCCTCGAGGACGACCCGGACACGCTGACCGAGTATCAGGTCGAGAAGCTGCTCTACCTCCTGAAGCGAAACTTCCTCGGCTACGAGCGGATCGACCCGATCAAACACGACATCAACGTCGAGGACATCTCCTGTGACGGCTACAACTCGCCGGTGTTCGTCTACCACTCGGGGTACGAGCAGGTCATCTCGAACATCTACCACGGCGAGAGCGAACTCGACGACTTCGTCGTCAAACTCGCCCAGCGCTCGGGCAAGGGGATCAGCAAGCGACTGCCACAGGTCGACACCACCCTCCCCGACGGCTCGCGCGCCCAGTTGACCCTCGGCAAGGAGGTCTCCGACCACGGGACCAACTACACGATCCGACAGTTCAAGGACGTCCCGTTCACCCCGGTCGACCTGATCAACTGGAACACCTTCAGCCTCGACGAGATGGCCTACCTCTGGCTCGCCATCGAGAACCACAAGAGCCTGATCTTCGCCGGTGGGACGGCGTCCGGGAAGACGACCAGCCTGAACGCGGTCTCGCTGTTCATTCCCAGCAACACGAAGATCGTCTCCATCGAGGACACCCGCGAGGTCGAACTCCCGCAGCGAAACTGGATCGCCTCCGTCACCCGCCCGTCGTTCGCCGACGACGACCAGGGCGACGTCGACGAGTTCGACCTGCTACGCGCCGCACTGCGTCAACGTCCCGACTACCTCGTGATGGGTGAGATTCGAGGCGAGGAAGGGCGAACCCTGTTCCAGGTCATGTCGACGGGGCACACGACGTACACGACCTTCCACGCCGACTCCGTCGACGAGGTGCTCAAGCGGTTCACGACGGACCCGATTAACGTCTCGAAGACGATGTTCACGGCGCTGGACCTGGTCTCGATTCAGACCCAGACCCGGGTGCAGGGCAAGAAGGTCCGCCGAAACAAATCGCTCACCGAGATCAACCACTACGAGGCCGAACACGACGAGATCAACGTTCAGGACGTCTACCAGTGGCAGGCCGAGACCGACGAGTACCTCAAGATGGGGGACTCGAACACGTTAGAGGAGATCAAGTTCGACCGCGGCTGGAACGACGAGAAGCTCCGGACCGAACTGTTCAAGCGCCAGGTCATCCTCGCGTACCTGATCAAGAACGGCCTCAACACGTACTCGGAGGTCGCCGCGACCGTCCAGGCGTTCATCAACGACCAGGAGACCATCCTGACGCTGATCGCCAACGGCCAGCTCGAGAACAGCCTCGAAGACCTCCAGGAGATGGAGAGCGTCCTGATCGACGTCGACCCCGAGAAGGAGGAACTGGTCCCGCGGCCGGACTCGACCACCGAGACGTACAACCTCTCGACGGACATCCTCGAGCGGGCCGAGGAGTCGCTCTTCGAGGAGTACCGGGGACAGGTTCCGAGCGGCCTCGCGAGCGCGCTCGGCGACGTCGAGCAGGCAGACCCGATCGAGGTCGACCGGGCCGACGTCGACGAGTTCGACTTCGGTGGCGAGGTCGACGAGGACGTCCCGGACGACGAGTGGGACCTCGGCGACGGCTCGACCGAGTTCGCCTTCGACTCGAGCGATGGCCCCGCGTGGCTCGACGACGACGAGGACTTCGCCACCGGCGACGCGAGCGATCAGAGTCAGACGGCGACGGCGGACGCGTCGTCGACACCCGCCGATTCGACGAGCGGGACGCCGACGGCTTCGGCGTCCGCGCCAGAACTCGAGGCCGGGCCGGCGGAGGCATCGACGACTGCGCCGGCGGAATCGACGTCCAGTCGATCCACCGACGAGGTCCAGCCAGCGACCAGGTCCGACGCGGCGGGGAGCCAGGCGAGTCAGTCGGCGTCCGGTCCCGGCCCAGAAGACGAAAGCGAGGAAGTAACGGCTCAGCAGGCAGACACAGGGACGGCTTCGAGCGCTGATCACGGTACGGCAGGGACGTCGAGCACCACAGCCGACACGTCCGCCAAATCCGATGCGTCAGCCGCGACCGATACGTCCACCACAGCTAACACATCCACCACGACCGATACGTCAGCTACAGCCGATACGTCCGCCACGAGCAGCACTTCGACCACGACTACCCAGGAAACGACCGAGGAGGGAGACGGCACCCTCGAGGGACTGTTCTCCGACATGGGGTCGACACTCGAGCGCCTCGAGGAAGGGCCGAGCACGGAGACACGGACGGAAACGCACTCCAAGCCGGGCCCCGACACGTCGGGATTCGACGCGATGTTCCCGGACCGGGATCTGGACTCGATCTTCGGGTCCGGCCCGACGACCGGCGACGACAGCCCGAGCGACGACGCTGACACCGATACTGACGGCTCGAGCGACGACACCCCGGCGGAAGCCCCCCAGGGGTCGATCTTCGATGAGGACGACGGGTCGATCTTCGACGACGAGAATCAGACCACCGACGCTGGCGCGGATGACGGTCCCGCTGACTCGAGCGGCGAGACAGATCCCGCCGACTCGACCGATGGAAGCGGGTCGATCTTCGATGACGACGGTGGCGATTCGATATTCTCGGACGATGACGACGACGCCAACGATGGGAGCGACGGGAGCATGTCGAGCTCAATCTTCTCCGAGGACGCAGACGACGAGGCGGCTGACGACGACGCGGAGGCAGACGACGCATGA
- a CDS encoding type II secretion system F family protein encodes MSLQSSDGPGGIASSSDLLGETFYPLYDWLFSEDSQFVSDLETKLAQARMTDTVEMYLSRSLGIGFIAGLVLWLMGLMLGYGLFATGVIQVDTIIGFPVSSETILAIIDTLRIPTLIVTTGLFFGSLGFAFGFGSLVAIPYSRASTRKREINMLLTDAVSYMYALSVGGLNQLEILEAMAEADDTYGEVSKEFQSIVQETEYFDVDYRTAIRKQAIETPSDDLSQFLTDMLSIVNSGGDMESFLEDKKEKHMRTAKQEQELTLETLELFGEMYMTLSLFPLLLIIILVIMQMVPDADVDPNLLYMSVYGLIPLTGAGFIVLVSTVKHDEPGDGYLGTSSGDSRIKHEQDSGLLNLGLVEQYTGAHRVFDRIKNREGTHETVKVLQAPHLFFRDNPLYTLALTVPAALVVVTTAMVNGSAPTSWDGMKARPVWGTFIYLYAPLYITMVPLSVFREWNVISRNAVVKTLSEDLRKLASANDTGLTLLESLKSVSETTSGRLARELELMHTKVNYGMSLSEALVEFNNKYHIPRLARTVKLITKSQEASNQISAVLRTAARSSENHDDIERERKSRTRMQVVIIIMTFMTLLAVIAILQTQFIGTMAGLETGGSDVDAGANSQLADANFSENVDIDQLSLLFFHAVTLQAVLSGFISGYIRDADLLSGLKYVIILSTIALVAWALVT; translated from the coding sequence ATGAGCCTCCAGTCGAGCGACGGACCGGGCGGCATCGCGAGCAGTTCCGACCTTCTCGGCGAGACGTTCTACCCGCTCTACGACTGGCTGTTCAGCGAGGACAGCCAGTTCGTCTCCGACCTCGAGACGAAACTCGCCCAGGCACGGATGACCGACACCGTCGAGATGTACCTCTCGCGGTCGCTCGGCATCGGGTTCATCGCCGGTCTCGTGCTCTGGCTCATGGGACTGATGCTGGGGTACGGCCTGTTCGCCACCGGGGTGATCCAGGTCGATACGATCATCGGATTCCCCGTCAGCAGCGAAACAATCCTCGCGATCATCGACACGCTGCGGATTCCGACACTGATCGTCACGACGGGCCTGTTCTTCGGAAGCCTCGGGTTCGCCTTCGGCTTCGGTTCGCTCGTCGCGATTCCGTACTCGCGAGCGTCGACACGCAAACGCGAGATCAACATGCTCCTGACGGACGCCGTCTCCTACATGTACGCCCTCTCGGTCGGCGGACTGAACCAGCTCGAGATCCTCGAAGCGATGGCCGAGGCCGACGACACCTACGGCGAGGTCTCGAAGGAGTTCCAGAGCATCGTCCAGGAGACCGAGTACTTCGACGTAGACTACCGGACGGCCATCCGAAAGCAGGCGATCGAGACTCCGAGCGACGACCTCTCGCAGTTCCTGACCGACATGCTCTCGATCGTCAACAGCGGCGGCGACATGGAGAGCTTCCTCGAGGACAAGAAGGAAAAACACATGCGAACCGCCAAGCAGGAGCAGGAACTCACCCTCGAGACGCTCGAGCTGTTCGGCGAGATGTACATGACGCTCTCGCTGTTTCCGCTCCTGTTGATCATCATTCTGGTGATCATGCAGATGGTGCCGGACGCGGACGTCGATCCCAACCTGCTGTACATGTCCGTCTACGGACTGATCCCGCTCACGGGAGCGGGCTTCATCGTCCTCGTCTCGACGGTCAAACACGACGAACCCGGCGACGGGTACCTCGGGACCTCGAGCGGGGACAGCCGGATCAAGCACGAGCAGGACAGCGGCCTCCTCAACCTGGGTCTCGTCGAGCAGTACACCGGCGCCCACCGCGTCTTCGACCGGATCAAGAACCGTGAGGGCACCCACGAGACCGTCAAGGTTCTGCAGGCACCGCACCTCTTCTTCCGGGACAACCCGCTGTACACGCTCGCACTGACTGTGCCGGCCGCCCTCGTCGTCGTGACGACGGCGATGGTCAACGGGAGTGCACCGACCTCGTGGGACGGGATGAAAGCACGGCCCGTCTGGGGTACGTTCATCTACCTCTACGCGCCGCTTTACATCACGATGGTCCCGCTCTCGGTCTTCCGGGAGTGGAACGTCATCTCCCGGAACGCCGTCGTCAAGACGCTCTCGGAAGACTTGCGAAAACTCGCGAGCGCGAACGACACCGGCCTCACGCTCCTCGAGTCGCTCAAGTCCGTCTCCGAAACGACCTCGGGGCGGCTGGCTCGCGAACTCGAGTTGATGCACACCAAGGTCAACTACGGGATGAGCCTCTCGGAGGCGCTCGTCGAGTTCAACAACAAGTACCACATTCCGCGACTGGCCCGGACAGTCAAGCTCATCACGAAGTCCCAGGAGGCGTCGAACCAGATTTCGGCGGTGTTGCGGACGGCCGCCCGTTCGAGCGAGAACCACGACGACATCGAACGGGAGCGAAAATCCCGGACGCGGATGCAGGTCGTCATCATCATCATGACGTTCATGACGTTGCTCGCGGTGATCGCCATCCTCCAGACCCAGTTCATCGGGACGATGGCGGGGCTCGAGACCGGCGGCAGCGACGTCGACGCCGGGGCGAACAGCCAGCTCGCGGACGCCAACTTCAGCGAGAACGTCGACATCGATCA